The following coding sequences lie in one candidate division TA06 bacterium genomic window:
- a CDS encoding NTP transferase domain-containing protein — MKGVILAGGLGSRLRPLTSITNKHLLPVYDRPMIYYPIQTLVEAGVQDIMLVTGGNAAGDFLRLLGNGEEFGLKHINYTYQKHEGGIAEALGLCRHFAGNDKAVVMLGDNILDGSIKKAVNDFEKQESGAKIFLKTVDNPKEYGVAELKGQLVKNIVEKPKNPKSNYAVIGIYMYDARVWNILKTLTPSGRGELEITDVNNAYIKKDMMTYEIIKGWWGDAGSSIEDLWRVNHYIGQKAERAKCRS, encoded by the coding sequence ATGAAAGGCGTCATCTTAGCCGGCGGCCTGGGGTCCAGGCTGCGCCCCCTGACCAGTATCACCAACAAGCACCTGCTGCCGGTTTACGACCGGCCCATGATCTACTATCCTATCCAGACCTTAGTGGAGGCCGGGGTCCAGGACATTATGCTGGTGACCGGGGGCAACGCGGCCGGCGATTTCCTGCGCCTTTTAGGCAACGGCGAGGAGTTCGGGCTCAAGCACATCAACTATACCTACCAGAAGCATGAAGGCGGGATCGCCGAGGCCTTAGGGCTTTGCCGGCACTTCGCGGGCAACGACAAGGCGGTGGTGATGCTGGGCGACAACATCCTGGACGGCTCCATCAAAAAAGCGGTCAATGATTTTGAGAAGCAGGAATCAGGCGCCAAGATATTCTTAAAAACCGTGGACAATCCCAAGGAATACGGGGTGGCCGAGCTAAAAGGCCAACTGGTCAAGAACATCGTGGAGAAGCCCAAGAACCCCAAGAGCAACTACGCCGTGATCGGCATCTATATGTACGACGCCCGGGTCTGGAACATCCTGAAGACCCTGACGCCTTCGGGACGGGGCGAGCTGGAGATCACCGACGTCAACAACGCCTATATCAAAAAAGACATGATGACCTACGAGATCATCAAGGGCTGGTGGGGCGACGCCGGATCTTCCATCGAGGACCTGTGGCGGGTCAACCACTACATCGGCCAGAAGGCGGAGCGGGCCAAGTGCAGATCCTAG
- the rfbD gene encoding dTDP-4-dehydrorhamnose reductase, protein MQILVTGAKGMLGTDLCAELSAQHQITGVDIGDFDLSQKKAVKAIADLNHQLVVHCAAMTDVDGCESDPDKAYLVNGLGTRHAALACQKLDIPMLYLSTDFVFDGAKREPYYEWDSPNPLGHYGRSKLAGEMEVRDLLKKFYIVRTSWLFGINGKNFVASILKKARETGSVKVVDDQTGSPTYTRDLCNALSMLIQSDLYGVYHLSNSGSCTWHQLAKKAVELAGIKAEVLPIKSHEYPTPTKRPAYSVLNNFAWTKDFKIPLRPWEEGLKDYIRETMHVQC, encoded by the coding sequence GTGCAGATCCTAGTCACCGGGGCCAAGGGGATGCTGGGCACCGACCTCTGCGCCGAGCTCAGCGCCCAGCACCAGATAACCGGGGTGGATATCGGCGATTTCGACCTCTCGCAAAAAAAAGCGGTTAAAGCCATCGCCGACCTCAATCACCAGTTGGTGGTGCATTGCGCGGCCATGACCGACGTGGACGGCTGCGAGTCCGACCCCGATAAGGCCTATCTGGTCAATGGACTGGGAACCCGGCATGCGGCGCTGGCCTGCCAGAAGCTGGATATTCCGATGCTGTACCTCAGCACCGACTTTGTTTTCGACGGCGCAAAACGTGAACCCTATTACGAGTGGGATAGTCCCAATCCTCTGGGCCACTATGGCCGGTCCAAGCTGGCTGGTGAGATGGAGGTCCGGGATCTTTTGAAAAAATTCTACATCGTGCGCACCTCCTGGCTTTTCGGGATCAACGGAAAAAACTTCGTGGCCAGCATCCTTAAAAAAGCCAGGGAGACCGGGTCTGTCAAGGTGGTGGACGACCAGACCGGCTCGCCCACCTATACCCGCGACCTGTGCAACGCCCTGTCAATGCTGATCCAGAGCGACCTGTACGGCGTTTATCATCTCAGTAATTCGGGATCCTGCACCTGGCACCAATTGGCTAAAAAGGCAGTAGAACTGGCCGGGATCAAGGCCGAAGTACTTCCCATCAAGTCCCACGAATATCCCACTCCAACCAAACGGCCGGCCTATTCGGTGCTGAACAATTTTGCCTGGACAAAGGATTTCAAAATCCCTCTCCGGCCATGGGAAGAAGGCCTTAAGGATTACATCCGCGAAACAATGCATGTGCAGTGTTGA